The Xenorhabdus doucetiae genome has a window encoding:
- a CDS encoding DUF1289 domain-containing protein: MAEQLEFFAIPNPCRGICESNSRGFCRGCYRSREERFMWMQLSDNEKRKVLRLCHQRHLREVRNKEKEKNIISQQADLF; the protein is encoded by the coding sequence ATGGCTGAACAATTGGAATTCTTTGCTATTCCAAACCCTTGTCGGGGAATTTGTGAATCTAATTCCCGCGGTTTTTGCCGAGGGTGTTATCGTAGTAGGGAAGAGCGCTTTATGTGGATGCAACTATCTGATAATGAAAAAAGAAAAGTATTGCGCTTATGTCATCAGAGGCATCTAAGGGAAGTCAGAAATAAAGAGAAAGAAAAAAATATTATCTCGCAACAAGCCGATTTATTTTAG